One region of Danio rerio strain Tuebingen ecotype United States chromosome 5, GRCz12tu, whole genome shotgun sequence genomic DNA includes:
- the si:zfos-128g4.1 gene encoding uncharacterized protein si:zfos-128g4.1, whose product MSMAASEKLIQTVYAFPVLYNVSLHDYRSTERRVKAWREVAASVGLSVVECKRRWKTIRDRYIRERRLCKLKKDLGGRRLHYWPHRESLAFLDAHIRKRRRPSGAQGPEEEQQEEHSSAALQEDKECVSEECVDSGSRLAVSPLPVSIMSAPPPPQLKAVPQVSPLLLAALPPGLKVAPVCSSATGSASAGPLNVPLEEQQRADGALDEDQLFLLSYVPALKRLTPQKRAAVKMQIQQIMFNAEFKEP is encoded by the exons ATGTCAATGGCCGCGTCAGAGAAATTAATCCAGACGGTGTACGCGTTCCCGGTGCTGTACAACGTGTCTCTGCACGATTACCGGAGCACCGAGCGGAGGGTGAAGGCGTGGAGGGAGGTCGCCGCGTCGGTCGGGCTCTCCG tggtgGAGTGTAAGCGCAGGTGGAAGACCATCAGGGACAGATACATCCGCGAGAGGAGACTCTGCAAGCTGAAGAAGGATCTGGGCGGCCGGCGTCTGCATTACTGGCCCCACAGAGAGAGCCTGGCCTTCCTGGACGCTCACATCCGCAAGAGGAGGCGTCCCAGTGGAGCCCAGGGGCCCGAGGAGGAGCAGCAGGAGGAGCACAGCAGCGCCGCCCTGCAGGAGGACAAG GAGTGTGTATCAGAGGAGTGTGTTGATTCGGGCTCCAGGTTAGCGGTGTCTCCTCTGCCGGTCTCCATCAtgtctgctcctcctcctcctcaactGAAAGCTGTACCACAGGTGAGTCCTCTGCTGCTGGCCGCTCTGCCTCCAGGATTAAAAGTGGCGCCGGTCTGCAGTTCTGCCACAGGTTCAGCTTCAGCCGGCCCTCTGAACGTTCCCCTGGAGGAGCAGCAGAGGGCCGACGGGGCCCTGGATGAGGACCAGCTGTTTCTGCTCAGTTACGTCCCTGCGCTCAAGAGACTGACGCCGCAGAAAAGAGCCGCCGTCAAGATGCAGATCCAGCAGATCATGTTCAACGCTGAGTTCAAGGAGCCCTGA
- the LOC110439798 gene encoding uncharacterized protein isoform X4 has product MAAEETLLRAVYRIPLLHNRLRTDYRSTERRERVWRDVAASIGLSVVECKLQREEGVQNLHYWPHRESLMLPDTGKRKREGGEAEDVEEQRLMKTPASPSVISLDEDQLFLLSYVPALKRLTPQKRAAVKMQIQQIMFNAEFKEP; this is encoded by the exons ATGGCGGCGGAGGAGACGCTTCTGCGAGCCGTTTACCGAATTCCGCTGCTCCACAACCGGCTGAGGACTGATTACCGGAGCACCGAGCGGAGGGAGAGAGTGTGGAGGGATGTGGCCGCGTCCATCGGGCTCTCcg TGGTGGAATGTAAGCTGCAGAGGGAGGAAGGGGTCCAGAACCTGCATTACTGGCCGCACAGAGAAAGCCTGATGCTTCCGGACACTGGGAAGAGGAAAAGAGAAGGAGGAGAAGCTGAAGATGTGGAGGAGCAGAGGCTGATGAAGACTCCAGCGTCCCCATCAGTGATCAGCCTGGATGAGGACCAGCTGTTTCTGCTCAGTTACGTCCCTGCGCTCAAGAGACTGACGCCGCAGAAAAGAGCCGCCGTCAAGATGCAGATCCAGCAGATCATGTTCAACGCTGAGTTCAAGGAGCCCTGA
- the rnf185 gene encoding E3 ubiquitin-protein ligase RNF185 yields MASAAASESSSSSSSSSAGAANGQSAGESGGGGAQDSTFECNICLDTSKDAVISLCGHLFCWPCLHQWLETRPNRQVCPVCKAGISRDKVIPLYGRGSTGQQDPREKTPPRPQGQRPEPENRGGFQGFGFGDGGFQMSFGIGAFPFGIFATAFNINDGRPPPAAPGTPQHTDEQFLSRLFLFVALLIMFWLLIA; encoded by the exons ATGGCCAGTGCAGCAGCCAGTGAGagttcttcatcatcttcatcatcatcagcaggAGCTGCCAATGGTCAATCAGCGGGAGAAAGTGGAGGTGGAGGAGCTCAGGACAGCACGTTTGAGTGTAACATCTGTCTGGACACATCTAAAGATGCTGTCATCAGTCTGTGCGGACACCTCTTCTG CTGGCCATGCTTGCATCAG tGGTTAGAGACTCGTCCAAATAGACAGGTGTGTCCGGTGTGTAAAGCAGGCATCAGTCGAGATAAAGTGATCCCACTGTACGGCAGAGGCAGCACCGGCCAGCAGGACCCCag AGAGAAAACTCCTCCGCGACCACAAGGCCAGCGTCCAGAACCGGAGAACCGTGGC GGTTTTCAGGGCTTTGGTTTTGGCGATGGTGGATTTCAGATGTCGTTTGGTATTGGAGCTTTTCCTTTCGGGATCTTCGCCACAGCGTTTAATATCAATGATGGCAGACCCCCGCCAG cTGCTCCAGGAACACCCCAGCACACAGATGAGCAGTTCCTGTCCCGCCTCTTCCTGTTTGTGGCTCTGCTCATCATGTTCTGGCTGCTCATTGCATAA
- the LOC110439798 gene encoding uncharacterized protein isoform X2, producing the protein MSMAASEKLIQTVYAFPVLYNVSLHDYRSTERRVKAWREVAASVGLSVVECKRRWKTIRDRYIRERRLCKLKKDLGGRRLHYWPHRESLAFLDAHIRKRRRPSGAQGPEEEQQEEHSSAALQEDKEECVQEECVSDSSRFVSPLNPLPLSIVTQLKPVPQVSPLLLTSLPPGLKVAPASSSAPPLLPASASAGPLNVPLEEQQRADGALDEDQLFLLSYVPALKRLTPQKRAAVKMQIQQIMFNAEFKEP; encoded by the exons ATGTCAATGGCCGCGTCAGAGAAATTAATCCAGACGGTGTACGCGTTCCCGGTGCTGTACAACGTGTCTCTGCACGATTACCGGAGCACCGAGCGGAGGGTGAAGGCGTGGAGGGAGGTCGCCGCGTCGGTCGGGCTCTCCG tggtgGAGTGTAAGCGCAGGTGGAAGACCATCAGGGACAGATACATCCGCGAGAGGAGACTCTGCAAGCTGAAGAAGGATCTGGGCGGCCGGCGTCTGCATTACTGGCCCCACAGAGAGAGCCTGGCCTTCCTGGACGCTCACATCCGCAAGAGGAGGCGTCCCAGTGGAGCCCAGGGGCCCGAGGAGGAGCAGCAGGAGGAGCACAGCAGCGCCGCCCTGCAGGAGGACAAG GAGGAGTGTGTGCAGGAGGAGTGTGTGTCGGACAGCTCCAGGTTTGTGTCTCCGCTGAACCCGCTGCCGCTGTCCATCGTCACTCAGCTCAAACCCGTCCCGCAGGTGAGTCCGCTGCTGCTGACCAGTCTGCCTCCAGGCCTGAAGGTTGCGCCGGCGTCCAGTTCAGCTCCTCCACTCCTGCCGGCCTCAGCTTCAGCCGGCCCTCTGAACGTTCCCCTGGAGGAGCAGCAGAGGGCCGACGGGGCCCTGGATGAGGACCAGCTGTTTCTGCTCAGTTACGTCCCTGCGCTCAAGAGACTGACGCCGCAGAAAAGAGCCGCGGTCAAGATGCAGATCCAGCAGATCATGTTCAACGCTGAGTTCAAGGAGCCCTGA
- the LOC110439798 gene encoding uncharacterized protein isoform X3 — MAAEETLLRAVYRIPLLHNRLRTDYRSTERRERVWRDVAASIGLSAVVECKLQREEGVQNLHYWPHRESLMLPDTGKRKREGGEAEDVEEQRLMKTPASPSVISLDEDQLFLLSYVPALKRLTPQKRAAVKMQIQQIMFNAEFKEP; from the exons ATGGCGGCGGAGGAGACGCTTCTGCGAGCCGTTTACCGAATTCCGCTGCTCCACAACCGGCTGAGGACTGATTACCGGAGCACCGAGCGGAGGGAGAGAGTGTGGAGGGATGTGGCCGCGTCCATCGGGCTCTCcg CAGTGGTGGAATGTAAGCTGCAGAGGGAGGAAGGGGTCCAGAACCTGCATTACTGGCCGCACAGAGAAAGCCTGATGCTTCCGGACACTGGGAAGAGGAAAAGAGAAGGAGGAGAAGCTGAAGATGTGGAGGAGCAGAGGCTGATGAAGACTCCAGCGTCCCCATCAGTGATCAGCCTGGATGAGGACCAGCTGTTTCTGCTCAGTTACGTCCCTGCGCTCAAGAGACTGACGCCGCAGAAAAGAGCCGCCGTCAAGATGCAGATCCAGCAGATCATGTTCAACGCTGAGTTCAAGGAGCCCTGA
- the LOC110439798 gene encoding uncharacterized protein isoform X1 produces the protein MAAEETLLRAVYRIPLLHNRLRTDYRSTERRERVWRDVAASIGLSVVECKRRWKTIRDRYIRERRLCKLKKDLGGRRLHYWPHRESLAFLDAHIRKRRRPSGAQGPEEEQQEEHSSAALQEDKEECVQEECVSDSSRFVSPLNPLPLSIVTQLKPVPQVSPLLLTSLPPGLKVAPASSSAPPLLPASASAGPLNVPLEEQQRADGALDEDQLFLLSYVPALKRLTPQKRAAVKMQIQQIMFNAEFKEP, from the exons ATGGCGGCGGAGGAGACGCTTCTGCGAGCCGTTTACCGAATTCCGCTGCTCCACAACCGGCTGAGGACTGATTACCGGAGCACCGAGCGGAGGGAGAGAGTGTGGAGGGATGTGGCCGCGTCCATCGGGCTCTCcg tggtgGAGTGTAAGCGCAGGTGGAAGACCATCAGGGACAGATACATCCGCGAGAGGAGACTCTGCAAGCTGAAGAAGGATCTGGGCGGCCGGCGTCTGCATTACTGGCCCCACAGAGAGAGCCTGGCCTTCCTGGACGCTCACATCCGCAAGAGGAGGCGTCCCAGTGGAGCCCAGGGGCCCGAGGAGGAGCAGCAGGAGGAGCACAGCAGCGCCGCCCTGCAGGAGGACAAG GAGGAGTGTGTGCAGGAGGAGTGTGTGTCGGACAGCTCCAGGTTTGTGTCTCCGCTGAACCCGCTGCCGCTGTCCATCGTCACTCAGCTCAAACCCGTCCCGCAGGTGAGTCCGCTGCTGCTGACCAGTCTGCCTCCAGGCCTGAAGGTTGCGCCGGCGTCCAGTTCAGCTCCTCCACTCCTGCCGGCCTCAGCTTCAGCCGGCCCTCTGAACGTTCCCCTGGAGGAGCAGCAGAGGGCCGACGGGGCCCTGGATGAGGACCAGCTGTTTCTGCTCAGTTACGTCCCTGCGCTCAAGAGACTGACGCCGCAGAAAAGAGCCGCGGTCAAGATGCAGATCCAGCAGATCATGTTCAACGCTGAGTTCAAGGAGCCCTGA